Sequence from the Rhodothermales bacterium genome:
CATAGATGGCAGTTTTGAAGGACAAACCCACATGGCGGGGCTCTCGCACCCGAGAGGACAGACCGAGTACGGACGACGGAGTTGAGCGGTCGGGTCTACTGAATAGCGGGGAACGGCCGAAGAGGTCCGTAGAGTACGGAAGAAGGATTCTCCGCAAAGAGAGGGGGAAGAACTGGCGCTCACACTACCGCCTTTCCGTTGAGGCTGGACTCACGGTGTCACTCGCTGCGCTGGTGTGGATTATCCGTGCTCCTCTGTATCCGGCCGCCGAGGGATTCGACGTGACACTGGCGGAGCAGGAGGTCGTTGAGATGGAAGAGATCCTTCAGACCAAACAGATCGACAGACCGCCGCCACCGCCACGGCCGCCCGTGCCTGTTGAAGTCGCGGACGACACGATTCTCGATGATGACGAGCTGGACCTGGACGTGACGCTGGACATGAATGAAGCGGCTGCCTACATACCGCCACCGCCGGTTGAAGAGGTAGAAGAAGAGGAAGAAGATCTGACCGAGATCTTCGTCGTCGTAGAACAGATGCCTGAGATCATCGGCGGTGCGAACAAGATCTACGAGTTTCTTGAGTATCCGCCAATTGCGCGTCAGGCACAGATGGAGGGTCTCGTGGTGATCCAGGTTGTGGTGGAACCGGACGGGACGGGCTCGAATCCGATCGTCGCGAAGTCGGCGGGCGGCGTGCTTGATGAAGCCGCGATAGAAGCGGTAACGAAGCTTCGATACAACCCGGGCCGACAACGTGGTCGAGCGGTCCGCGTGAAACTCGCGATTCCGATACGCTTCATGCTTAGAGAGCGCTCTTAGGGAGAAGCTGTGATGGACTCGTTTGGGAGAATCCTTGTCGGTACCGACTTCTCGGATTCCTCCCATGCGGCGTTACGACAGGCCGCGAGTCTTGGCCAGACTTGCGGAGCTGAGACGCACGTGGCTCACGTGATCGATACGCTCGGCGAGAATCCTCTCGTGGAGGCCTATCGTGTCGCCATCAATGATCGCATTCTCATCGATGCCCTTGTGCAGGAGTCAAGCAGGTTGATGAAGACGTTCATCAACCGGTCAGGCATCGATGAGGGCGCTGTGAAATCCGTGCAGGTGCGAGGTCCGCGACCAGCTCACGCCCTGGTTGACTACGCGCGGAAGGAAGAAATGGATCTTATCGCCGTCGGGACGCACGGTCGGTCCGGTCTGAAGAGGCTGTTGCTGGGCAGTGTTGCGCGGGCTGTCGTAGCGGAGTCTGACATCCCGGTGCTGGTGGCGAGAGAACGAATCGGCTCTGACACGGACCAGCCTGTTCAGAGAATCCTGGTACCCCTCGACCTTTCAGATAATAGCGTTTCGGGATTGAGGGCCGCGCACAAACTGGCCACCCTGTTTCGTGCTCAGCTGGAAATCGTTAACGTGCTCGAGCGGTTTGCATTCCCCGTATCCCTCACCACGATCAAGACCCTGCGTGATCTTGTGCCGGATGTGGAGGAGCGCGTCCACCAGATGGTCGTCGATCTCGTCAAGGATCTACGAGGTCCATACATTCCTCACCGGATTCACGTCAGAGAGGGGATTCCGGCGCCGGTAATTCTCGACTTTGTCAATGAGCTTGGCTGTGATTTGATCGTGATGACAAAAAGGGGCCTTTCCGCGAGTGAACGGTTTGTTGTGGGAAGCACCACAGAGAAAGTTCTTCAGGGCGCGTCGTGCTCCGTCTATGTTGAGCCGCCGGTCAGTACGCCGGCTTCGGCTGCATAAGAGTCGACCGAATCAGTAACATGGCAAAGCCGAAGTACGCTTGTAAGCTGCAGATCAGAACATGGGTCGATTCGTCGTACGTTCAGCCCATTGATCGACGCAAGTGGAGGATTGCTGTATGAAGGATCCAGAGCCGAATGATCCGTGGCTGACGAGTGAGCATGATTTTCCGGAGTCTGCATCGTTGCCCGAGAGGCTGAGATACCTGGTCGGTTTTGCAATTCTTGCGCCCTCGGGTCACAACACACAGCCGTGGCTGTTCGCCATAGGTTCGCAGGGCCTCGCATTGCTGGCAGATCGCTCGCGAGCTCTACCCGTCGTTGATCCGGAAGACCGTGAGTTGATCATGAGTTGCGGTGCGGCGTTATTTCATCTGACCGTTGCCATGCGGCACTACCGCATGGAGCCCGGCGTCACGTTGTTTCCAGACGAATCCGATCTGGATCTGCTCGCGAGGGTGGAAGTTGCGGGTGTCTACGACCCGACGCTTGAGGAGGAACGCCTTTTCATGGCGATCAAGAAGCGCCACACGAACCGCTGTCCCTTTCTGGATCAACCCGTTCCAGATCTGGAACTTGACTCACTCCGGGCGGCTGCCGAGTCGTCGGGGGCGCGCCTCGACCTCTTCAGCGACGACAACAGCAAGAGTGCACTCGCGTCGCTGATCGCCACCGGCGATCGGATCCAGGCACGTAACAAGCACTTCAGGCGAGAGCTGGCGGCGTGGCTCAGGCCAAACCGGAGCTATCGTAGCGATGGAATACCCGGCTATGCCATGGGAGTGGGTGATATGAAGTCGAGGCTCGGACCGTTCGTCGTGCGAACGTTCGACTGGGGCGACGGACAGGCTGCAAAGGACGAACAACTGGCCGCGGGCTCTCCGGTTCTTGCGGTGCTCAGCACTGACGGAGATGACCATCGCTCGTGGTTGCAGGCCGGCATGGCGCTTGACCATGTGTTGTTGCTGGCGGCTGACTATGGCATCCAGGCATCGTATCTGAATCAGCCCATCGAGGTCGCGGAGCTACGTCGCGAACTTGTAAGCATAGTTGGAGAGACCCGGTACCCGCAGATCGTGTTGCGCATGGGCTATGGAACCGAAGACCGGAGAACGCCACGCCGGCCGGCATCGCACGTCGTCGTTCGGGAATAGTCGGTTACCAGTGGGATGCTTCTCGCTCAAGCATTGCTGCCGCCGCCCGACATCCCGATCACAAGTTCGAATTCGGAGCTAGATCGAATTCCAGCAGGTCACCGAATTCGCTCGTGAGCATCCTGTACAGTCGGTGAAGCGGAAGACCGACTACCGTGTAGTAGTCGCCTCGGATCCCGGAAACGAAAGTGGCCCCGAGATCCTCCTGTATACCATATGCGCCCGCCTTGTCCATCGGCGAGCCGGACGCCACATACGCGCTAATCTGCGCCGGGTCCAGTTCGGCGAACGTGACATCCGTGACCTCATGGCCTACCGTTGATCGATCGGAGGCCCGGGAGACGAGGGCAAGGCCGGTGAATACCTGATGAGTCCGCGCACTTAGCATCTCCAGCATCCGTACAGCCTCGGACTGATTGACGGGTTTACCGAGGATTTCGTCTCCAACCACCACAAGAGTGTCCGCCCCGAGAACCAGCGCATCCGGATATTCATCCGCTACGGATGCGGCTTTGCGAATGGCGAGATTCTGAACAATCTCTGCGGGTGCCCACTCCGTCTCGACATCCTCGGATACCGACGCCGTGATTACTGAGAACGGCAGACCAAGGATTTCGAGCAGATGTCGTCGTCGAGGTGATGCCGATGCGAGCAGGAAGGGGATGGTGGTTCGCATGACCATTGCTGTGGCTTGTAATTACGGCGTCAATATACTTTCTCGATGATCATTGGACCGTGGGCAGGAGATCACTGAAATTGACTCCGGTGCCGGATCCCGCTACTTTCAACGCCGTCGTGCCGAACACCTGCGATAGCTGGCGGATGTGCAGAGCACGACAAACGACACTGGTCGCTACGGGTCACGGACGAGACGGTATGGACAATAAGCCCGCGCCTGTGATGGCCACACCACGAATGATGAGAAGATCTTTCCACTTCCTCGGGTCGTGTGTAGCGTGCGGGCTCATCCTCGTACTCCTGTCATCAGGACTCAGCGGCGGACCGGCACCGGGCGCGCTTCTAGATCCGTGGAACGGGCTGTACCGGACAGCACGAAAAACAGCCTACGCCGAGCACCAGGCGATTCGACTTGCTGGTCTCGAGGCCCCGGTTTCGGTGTTTCGTGACGTGCGAGGTGTTCCGCACATATATGCGTCAAGCGATCGGGATGTGGTGACTGCGCTCGGTTTCGTGACCGCACAAGACCGCTTGTTTCAGATGGATTTTGTGCCGCGCGTCGCAGCGGGTCGGCTGTCGGAGGTGCTCGGTGAGGGGGCTCTGCGGACCGATCGATTCATGAGAGAAATTGGCATGGAGTACGGAGCTTCGGGCAACGCACGTCGAATCGCGGCGGCGGGCGGCATTGAAGCGGAGCTCGCCGCCTGGTACTGCGCAGGCGTCAACGGCTTTATCGATACACTCGATCCCGGAGATCTTCCACTCGAATTCCGGCTCCTTAATTACGAACCGGAGCGCTGCACGCTGGGGCAAATCACCCGGGTACTGCAGTTTATGTCGTACGACTTGACGTTTCGCACCGATGACGCCCAGTATGGATCGCTTCGAGATAATCTCGGAGTTGCAGACTATTCCCAGCTGTTTCCAATCCACGCTGCCATCAACGCGCCGATCATTCCGGCCGAACGGGAGTCGTCTGCACCGCCGCGTCCGGTCACCCGCGGTGATTCGGGTCCGTCCGCGCAGGCGGTTGTTGATGAACTGGCGAAAGATCTGGCAGCTTCGAAATCGTTCACCGGATTCGGCTTTGAGCTTGGCCGGGGTTCAAATAACTGGGCGGTCGCCGGGTCCCGCTCGACAACGCGAGCACCGATTCTGGCCGGGGACATGCATCTTCGAGTCACCCTTCCGGCCATCTGGTATGAAGTGCATCTGGTTACGCCTTCGATGAACGTCTACGGCGTGACTATTCCCGGTGCTCCTCTGCCTATCGAAGCGTTCAACGACAGGCTCGCGTGGGCCTTCACGAATACGGGCTCAGACCAGATCGATCATGTCGCACTTCAGCTGGATGACACTGCGACCCGATATGTCGTAGACGGAGAAGTGCAGGATTTCGAGCGGGTGGTGGATACGATTCAGGTTCGCGGTGAAGATGCGGTCGTAGACACGCTGCTGTACGCCGAGTGGGGACCGGTTCGACTGTTCGATGGTGAGGCGGTTTCCCTGCGATGGGTCGGGCACGACAGCAGCCGAACGCTTCGCGCGGTGTGGGGCATGATGCATGCCGGTGGCATTGAGGAGTTTGAGGACGCGTTGCGGTTCTGGGACAGTCCGATGCAGAACGTTCTCTACGGAGACGTGGACGGCAACATCGCGATTCGATCGACCGGCTACCTGCCGATTCGCCGGGGAGGTGACGGTGCGGGACTGCTTGACGGAACGAAAAGCGGACCGGTGTGGACGGGAAGGGTGGCGTTCGAGGATCTGCCGTACTCACGCAATCCCGCCCAGGGTTTCCTCGCATCCGCAAACCAGGAACCCGCCGGCGCGTGGTATCCTCACTACATCGGACATGACTGGCGCCGATCGTATCGCGGCATCCGAATTAATGAACTACTGAGTGGCCAGGACCGACACAGTGTTGACGACATCGGACGGTATCAGTCGGACGTTCTGGCTGTGCAGGGACGTGACTTTGCAGCTCTCCTCAGCTCGAATCGGTGTGCGGACGAGACGGCTGAGCGAGGGCGGCAGATGCTGATCTCCTGGGATGCGGAAACCGGTTTGGGCAGTCGCGAGACACTGCTATTT
This genomic interval carries:
- a CDS encoding universal stress protein is translated as MDSFGRILVGTDFSDSSHAALRQAASLGQTCGAETHVAHVIDTLGENPLVEAYRVAINDRILIDALVQESSRLMKTFINRSGIDEGAVKSVQVRGPRPAHALVDYARKEEMDLIAVGTHGRSGLKRLLLGSVARAVVAESDIPVLVARERIGSDTDQPVQRILVPLDLSDNSVSGLRAAHKLATLFRAQLEIVNVLERFAFPVSLTTIKTLRDLVPDVEERVHQMVVDLVKDLRGPYIPHRIHVREGIPAPVILDFVNELGCDLIVMTKRGLSASERFVVGSTTEKVLQGASCSVYVEPPVSTPASAA
- a CDS encoding energy transducer TonB, encoding MAVLKDKPTWRGSRTREDRPSTDDGVERSGLLNSGERPKRSVEYGRRILRKERGKNWRSHYRLSVEAGLTVSLAALVWIIRAPLYPAAEGFDVTLAEQEVVEMEEILQTKQIDRPPPPPRPPVPVEVADDTILDDDELDLDVTLDMNEAAAYIPPPPVEEVEEEEEDLTEIFVVVEQMPEIIGGANKIYEFLEYPPIARQAQMEGLVVIQVVVEPDGTGSNPIVAKSAGGVLDEAAIEAVTKLRYNPGRQRGRAVRVKLAIPIRFMLRERS
- the maf gene encoding septum formation inhibitor Maf; translation: MRTTIPFLLASASPRRRHLLEILGLPFSVITASVSEDVETEWAPAEIVQNLAIRKAASVADEYPDALVLGADTLVVVGDEILGKPVNQSEAVRMLEMLSARTHQVFTGLALVSRASDRSTVGHEVTDVTFAELDPAQISAYVASGSPMDKAGAYGIQEDLGATFVSGIRGDYYTVVGLPLHRLYRMLTSEFGDLLEFDLAPNSNL
- a CDS encoding nitroreductase, producing MKDPEPNDPWLTSEHDFPESASLPERLRYLVGFAILAPSGHNTQPWLFAIGSQGLALLADRSRALPVVDPEDRELIMSCGAALFHLTVAMRHYRMEPGVTLFPDESDLDLLARVEVAGVYDPTLEEERLFMAIKKRHTNRCPFLDQPVPDLELDSLRAAAESSGARLDLFSDDNSKSALASLIATGDRIQARNKHFRRELAAWLRPNRSYRSDGIPGYAMGVGDMKSRLGPFVVRTFDWGDGQAAKDEQLAAGSPVLAVLSTDGDDHRSWLQAGMALDHVLLLAADYGIQASYLNQPIEVAELRRELVSIVGETRYPQIVLRMGYGTEDRRTPRRPASHVVVRE
- a CDS encoding penicillin acylase family protein gives rise to the protein MMRRSFHFLGSCVACGLILVLLSSGLSGGPAPGALLDPWNGLYRTARKTAYAEHQAIRLAGLEAPVSVFRDVRGVPHIYASSDRDVVTALGFVTAQDRLFQMDFVPRVAAGRLSEVLGEGALRTDRFMREIGMEYGASGNARRIAAAGGIEAELAAWYCAGVNGFIDTLDPGDLPLEFRLLNYEPERCTLGQITRVLQFMSYDLTFRTDDAQYGSLRDNLGVADYSQLFPIHAAINAPIIPAERESSAPPRPVTRGDSGPSAQAVVDELAKDLAASKSFTGFGFELGRGSNNWAVAGSRSTTRAPILAGDMHLRVTLPAIWYEVHLVTPSMNVYGVTIPGAPLPIEAFNDRLAWAFTNTGSDQIDHVALQLDDTATRYVVDGEVQDFERVVDTIQVRGEDAVVDTLLYAEWGPVRLFDGEAVSLRWVGHDSSRTLRAVWGMMHAGGIEEFEDALRFWDSPMQNVLYGDVDGNIAIRSTGYLPIRRGGDGAGLLDGTKSGPVWTGRVAFEDLPYSRNPAQGFLASANQEPAGAWYPHYIGHDWRRSYRGIRINELLSGQDRHSVDDIGRYQSDVLAVQGRDFAALLSSNRCADETAERGRQMLISWDAETGLGSRETLLFDEWMKSLKNMTWDEAPFGRLKPYTAQLYRLLDGSIDAKWADRVSTPERELISDLMCMSLVDAVDAYDDHESTVWGDQHSIVFQHLLRTARFESLWRGPFSFPGYSETLSPGIGRTVTHSASWRVVVDLSTQPPTGYGVFPGGPSGNPLHEFYDSQIDAYLRFSHFRLENPTDPRHFDGPASIATLRLNPAPHED